CCGGCAGCAATTGCTCGAATGGAGTCCACGGCACATTCAAATGATCTCTTGTGAAACTCAGATGACTCCTATAAACATCAATCCAAGTAAAAGTAGATGTAGGGGAAGTTTAGGCACTATAGTCGTGTTAAGAGAACATGGAGTCCAATGCTGTTCTTGAGTCTTGGCAACAAGAGTATGGGCAGTACAGACCTTTAAGTCTCTAAGCATTGCTTCAATCTTATCAGCCTCAGACTGCGGAAATAATTCCTCTCCACTGAGCTTTGAGTCCACAAGGGGCTCCTTCAGGAAGGGGAATCGTCCAACAAACCCTTGAATTTTGTGAGGACCTCTCTGCATTTGTTGATGACTTGCAGTATCATGAAACCGAAAGGAAGTACTCGGGTTGCGGAGAACCCTGATTGCTTTACCAGCAAATAACACTGACTCTGCGACACGCATATGTATATACTCAGGAAGCATATCCtacaaaataacataaaagaaattaaaggaaACAGAGCCAGAAAGTTCTGAAAGTTGGAATCATAAAAGTTATCTCACATTACAGCAAAAGTAAGAGAACTGCAAGACGACTTCAAACGCTCTgaggaaagaaaatgcaaacaagcaTAAAAGAAAGGAACAAGCCTGaataaagaataatattttgatgataCTAGATATAAACAGGGAAAAAAAACCGATCATGATGCTATATATGAAAAATAGCGCTTCTCATCCATCAAACTTCAAAGCAACAAAGATCTGCCTAAAAACAATCCAAGTTTGCAAGCCACACTTCAGTAACGAAAGCCATAttaatttctgttcttttttccctttttgaatATGAGTTTGTTGATGAACACCAAGGGGTAGGGatattgaagaaaataagaaactcCACATTGAGCAGACtgaggaaacaaacaaaaaccaCAACAACTAATACAAACATCtaaaatatcatcatcataccaAACAAATATGAAATCCCAGGTGCCAATCTGTCAAAGAAGTATCATCAGTTGACAGACGAGACAATCTTCTGGATAGATCTGCATGGCTTGAGCCATGATCTACATCCCTCTCTTCCTGTCTGTGAttcaatataagaaaaataaattaattaaaattccatGAGAGACAAGCTCATTATAATGGATATCCAGGCATATTTAtatcattctttaataactcACATTCAAGTTGTCAACATTGTCTTCCCTTACAAAGTACCCTCACAAACTTGTTTAAATTGTTATGATAATGCAAAGCACTGTCATTCTGTTTAGATGGGTCAGTTAGGCAAAACAACATGTTAGCAAAATTTGATCCTATAAAGAAAACTCTACTTTAACCACAGACAATCTGAGCCAGCATTGTTCCATGAACTTCAACATTAACAATGACAGCTGCCTAAAGAAGTTCATTTCCAAGTGATTCGGTTAATAGTCGGTACATGTATGTACcttctaataaaaaattctcCATATTGGTCCTGAAGGATGCCATAGACCATCCAAGATGCAAGTTGGTTGTACATGACTTGGTGCCCATGCCACAGAAGCCTGTaacatttgaaaaaagaaaggcaCTCATTAgctttagtttctttttagGTCACCATTAGCTTCGGTTCATTGACGGCAGACAAGGCCTTGCAACTGGATGGTGAGATTGCTACATCATAGCATGATTGCCAACCGAGTATGTCATAGAACAAGCACTTAACCATTATAAGCATATCTAAGAAACATCTAAATTGAGTTTACAAGCCTTCAACCAAATCCACTATCAAATTTCTTACTTTTATCCAAATAATTCACCAAGAATGAAGGAACGCATCAttcttcaaaaatatatatagcaATGTCGTAAGGGCATCCACTAAGCTgtatataaatgcaaccaagaAACATATCAAGTAGAAATCATGCATCACACAGTCATCCGAAAACATACCTCTGAATGCATGTCTGCAGTTCAGGTACCCCACAGTGGCATCGCTTATGTAAAAGATTAAGAAGTTGTCCTCCACGAATATCATTGCGTTCAATCTCAAGTATGAGCTCATATAGGGGTGGCAAGAGCACATAAAACTGGGAAAAGAAACCATTATACAGAAAACGtttgagaaaaaagaggaagagttCTGTTGTTGATTTAAGCATCACACAAACTAATATCAAGGATACAAAACTCAGCAAGCAATAGAACCTTGTTGAGGCCTTGAGTGACAGTGGCCAAAATGGGCAAAGATTCTGACAACAAGTTTTGCTCAATGTGGAGAACAGCAGACCTGTAGACCGACAGTATCTCAACAATGCCATTAGCAATGGCCCTACGGTAAACACtcggtttttcttctttcttcttcgacaACTCGGAAATTCTCTCCAAGGGAGACAAGTTGGGAGACCTTATCCAACTCAAATTTCGAGATTTTGTGGCAAACCTATCCAACTCTCGATAATAGAATCCTAATGTGATGAGCCTCTCGATGAGATCCCTGCAACATCAGAATGTTTAGCGAGGACTGATGAAGATCAAAACTTAAATTAAGTAAATCAGCACAGACACGCATGACCTAAATCAGATACGTAAGCAGCATTTCGGAATCACACGAATTCTCTTCCCGTCTACATCACCACGACCTTCTCTTCTCATCCCGAGACATGATCTGAAAAGTTCTCAACTCGCGACCACATTCCTTAACGCTATAGCCATTGAACAAAACACATTCTCGTGCCCAGGCACACTAAACCATAGCATTTCCTAAAATTTCCATGCGACACATCAGCAGGAACTCGCATCTCATTACCGCGAGATCAACACGCGATGATCACATCGAAACCGAGACAGTCCCGCTCTTTGAAAGCCGAAAAGTACAGCGAGAAAAGGACAGCGGAATCAAAGTAACCTCTCGCTAGGCTCGATGAAGGAGACATCGGGCGCGAGCTTGAAGGCGCGCTCATCGGAAATGGGAGCGtcgggagggagagggagaccGAGAGACTGCCGGTGCTCTCGCTCGTCGACGATGAGATCTCCGGTGTAGCCGAGGAGCGCGAGGAGGAGCTCGTGCAGCATCGTTTTGCTCGCGCCTCTTTTCTTCGGCGGCGACCGGCGCGGAACCGCGAGGGTTAACGGAGGTGAGCGATGGCCTGACGAGCGC
The sequence above is drawn from the Eucalyptus grandis isolate ANBG69807.140 chromosome 11, ASM1654582v1, whole genome shotgun sequence genome and encodes:
- the LOC104426772 gene encoding gamma-tubulin complex component 4, with the translated sequence MLHELLLALLGYTGDLIVDEREHRQSLGLPLPPDAPISDERAFKLAPDVSFIEPSERDLIERLITLGFYYRELDRFATKSRNLSWIRSPNLSPLERISELSKKKEEKPSVYRRAIANGIVEILSVYRSAVLHIEQNLLSESLPILATVTQGLNKFYVLLPPLYELILEIERNDIRGGQLLNLLHKRCHCGVPELQTCIQRLLWHGHQVMYNQLASWMVYGILQDQYGEFFIRRQEERDVDHGSSHADLSRRLSRLSTDDTSLTDWHLGFHICLDMLPEYIHMRVAESVLFAGKAIRVLRNPSTSFRFHDTASHQQMQRGPHKIQGFVGRFPFLKEPLVDSKLSGEELFPQSEADKIEAMLRDLKESSEFHKRSFECAVDSIRAIAAGHLWQLVVVRADLNGHLKALKDYFLLAKGDFFQCFLEESRQLMRLPPRQSTAEADLMVPFQLAALKTISEEDKYYSRVTLRMPSFGIPVKSSQVDLIKGKLNAAPPNVFSEMSLDGWDGIYLDYSIDWPLELFFTQEVLSKYCRVFRYLLRLKRTQMELDKSWASMMHQDHVEFSKHVNDSVNSSRPQKRRQYLKPAWRVREHMAFLIRNLQFYIQVDVIESQWNVLQARIQNSNDFTELVGYHQEYLSALISQSFLDIGSVSRILDSIMKLCLQFCWTVENQDGFANTAELEQITEEFNKKSNSLYTILRSSRLAGSQRAPFLRRFLLRLNFNSFFEATAKGVLNIVRSHPALPVLNQP